GGTGGCGCGCATCTGCGCGATCACATCGGCGAAATCGACCGGCTTGAGCAGATGATGAAGCGCAAACAGCCCCAGTCCAAGGAGCGAAAAGCCGATGATCAGCGGCCCCAGATGACGCAGCCGCCCCGGGCCTGGCCCCGCGGCCTCACGCTTCGTCATGGCGCCTCCCTCGCATTCCGTCCCCCGCTATTTCTGTCCCTGATTTGCAGGTTTTCAAGACGGTTACAAGCTTTGCAACGCGCGATTTGGCTGCAGGCCGGGGGATTTCGCGCCGCACCTCCCCCCGGAGGCCGGATCCCGAAGCCGGAGAAGACGCAAACCCCGTCAGCTTCGGGCCGGAGCATTCCGGGGGGACTTCGCCGGGCGGCAAAGGAGGGTCGCCCCTCAGCCCCGAGTGTAGCGCGAGATCATTACGTAATCCTTGCGCGGCCCCGTGACCCGCCATTCCGAAGACCAGTCCGGCCAGCGCGCGAAATCATAGCGGACGCGGTAATCATCCGGGTCGCACCAATGCGCGGCCTCGGCCAGGCGGGGGTCGAAGCGGTGAAAGTCGCGGCCATCTTCGAACCGCACGACGATCTGCCCGCCCTCGGCCTGCCAAAGATAGTCGCGTTCGGCCCGCATCGCCGCCTCGCCCGCGAGCACGAGCTGCCCCGCCTCGTGATAGCGCAGCCCGGCGCCCTCGGGGGTGAAGACCGCCTGGCCGGTGAACCGCCCCTCGGGGCCGTTTGCCTGCAGGATCTGGCGCGAAAGCGTCCAGTGGCCGGTGAAATCGTTCAATTGCGGCATCCTGACCCGCCCTTTGCCTTGCCCCAAACAGGGTCTCAGTCTATGCACCCGGCAACCCCGTCACAAGCAGGAGGCCTGCCCATGATCCCGCGCTATGCCCGCAAAGAGATGGTCGACATCTGGGAACCCGCCACGAAATTCAAGATCTGGTACGAGATCGAGGCCCATGCCTGCGACGCGCAGGCCGCCCTTGGCGTGATCCCCAAGGCCAATGCCGAGGCGGTCTGGCGTGCGAAAGACGTCGAATTCGACGTCGCCCGCATCGACGAGATCGAGGCGGTGACGAAACATGACGTGATCGCGTTTCTGACCCATCTGGCCGAGCATATCGGCTCGGATGATGCGCGGTTCGTCCATCAGGGCATGACCTCGTCGGACGTTCTGGATACCACGCTGAACATCCAGCTGGTGCGGGCGGCCGACATTCTTCTGAAGGACATGGACCGGGTTCTGGCGGCGCTGAAAAAGCGCGCCTATGAGCACAAGGACACCGTCCGCATCGGGCGGAGCCACGGCATCCACGCCGAACCCACCACGATGGGGCTGACCTTCGCGCGGTTTTACGCCGAGATGGACCGCAACCGGGCGCGTCTGGTCAACGCCCGCGCCGAAGTGGCGACGGGGGCGATTTCGGGCGCCGTCGGCACCTTTGCCAATATCGATCCGCGGGTCGAGGAACATGTCTGTGCGCAGTTGGGCCTGATCCCGGAACCGATCTCGACCCAGGTCATTCCGCGCGACCGCCATGCGATGTTCTTTGCGACGCTGGGCGTCATCGCCTCCTCGATCGAGAATTGCGCCATTGAAATCCGCCACATGCAGCGCACCGAAGTGCTTGAAGCGGAAGAGTTTTTCTCCAAGGGGCAAAAGGGCTCCTCGGCGATGCCGCACAAGCGCAACCCGGTTCTGACGGAAAACCTGACCGGGCTGGCGCGTCTGGTGCGGATGTGCGTCGTGCCGGCGATGGAGAATGTGGCGCTTTGGCATGAGCGCGACATCTCGCATTCCTCGGTCGAACGCGGCATCGGCCCGGATGCGACGATCACGCTCGATTTCGCGCTGAACCGGCTGGCGGGCGTGATCGAGAACCTCGTGATCTATCCCGAGAACATGCTCAAGAACATGAACAAGTTCAAAGGTCTGGTGATGAGCCAGCGGGTGCTTCTGGCGCTGACGCAGGCCGGTGTCTCGCGCGAGGACAGCTACCGGCTGGTGCAGCGGAACGCGATGAAGGTCTGGGAACAGGGCGCGGATTTCAAGACCGAGCTTCTGGCCGACCCGGAAGTGACCGCCGCGCTCAGCCCCGCCGAGATCGAGGAGAAATTCGATCTGGGCTATCACACCAAGCACGTCGACACGATTTTTGCCCGCGTTTTCGGCGCGTAAGCGACAAAGCGCAAACCGCAAAAGGTCCGTTTTCGGCGCGGAAGCGACGGCACGGAACAAATGCCCGGGCGGGTTTTTCGTCCCCGCCCGGGCGTTGCTAACCGCGGTTTAACCGCTTGCTGCGAAGCTCTCCGGACAAGACGGATCGGAGACGCTCGTGAACGCCATCACCCCCAGATCGCCGCTCGGGC
This DNA window, taken from Rhodobacter capsulatus SB 1003, encodes the following:
- a CDS encoding DUF6314 family protein, whose translation is MPQLNDFTGHWTLSRQILQANGPEGRFTGQAVFTPEGAGLRYHEAGQLVLAGEAAMRAERDYLWQAEGGQIVVRFEDGRDFHRFDPRLAEAAHWCDPDDYRVRYDFARWPDWSSEWRVTGPRKDYVMISRYTRG
- the purB gene encoding adenylosuccinate lyase; amino-acid sequence: MIPRYARKEMVDIWEPATKFKIWYEIEAHACDAQAALGVIPKANAEAVWRAKDVEFDVARIDEIEAVTKHDVIAFLTHLAEHIGSDDARFVHQGMTSSDVLDTTLNIQLVRAADILLKDMDRVLAALKKRAYEHKDTVRIGRSHGIHAEPTTMGLTFARFYAEMDRNRARLVNARAEVATGAISGAVGTFANIDPRVEEHVCAQLGLIPEPISTQVIPRDRHAMFFATLGVIASSIENCAIEIRHMQRTEVLEAEEFFSKGQKGSSAMPHKRNPVLTENLTGLARLVRMCVVPAMENVALWHERDISHSSVERGIGPDATITLDFALNRLAGVIENLVIYPENMLKNMNKFKGLVMSQRVLLALTQAGVSREDSYRLVQRNAMKVWEQGADFKTELLADPEVTAALSPAEIEEKFDLGYHTKHVDTIFARVFGA